A genomic segment from Streptomyces sp. NBC_00654 encodes:
- a CDS encoding gamma-aminobutyraldehyde dehydrogenase, whose product MTTEVRRLRNYINGEFRDAADGRTIDVVNPVTEEVYATSPLSGPTDVDAAMDAAAAAFPAWRDVTPAERQRALLKIADAFEERAEDLIAAESENTGKPLGLTRTDEVPPMVDQIRFFAGAARLLEGRSAGEYMEGLTSIVRREPVGVCAQVAPWNYPMMMAVWKFAPALAAGNTVVIKPSDTTPASTVLIAEIIGQILPKGVFNVICGDRDTGRAMVEHPTPAMASITGSVRAGMQVAESAAKDVKRVHLELGGKAPAVVFEDSDIAKAVEGISAAGYFNAGQDCTAATRVLVHESIHDDFVTALAKAAADTKTGQPDDEDVLYGPLNNANQLKQVSGFIERLPAHAKVEAGGHRVGEKGYFYAPTVVSGLKQDDEIIQNEVFGPVITVQSFTDEAQAVEYANGVEYALASSVWTKDHSRAMRMSKSLDFGCVWINTHIPLVAEMPHGGFKKSGYGKDLSAYGFEDYTRIKHVMTSLD is encoded by the coding sequence GTGACCACCGAGGTGCGCCGTCTGCGCAACTACATCAACGGAGAGTTCCGGGACGCCGCGGACGGGCGGACCATCGATGTGGTCAACCCGGTGACGGAAGAGGTCTACGCGACCTCGCCGCTCTCCGGCCCGACCGATGTCGATGCCGCCATGGACGCTGCCGCCGCGGCGTTCCCCGCCTGGCGTGATGTCACGCCCGCCGAGCGCCAGCGGGCCCTGCTCAAGATCGCGGACGCGTTCGAGGAGCGGGCCGAGGACCTGATCGCGGCCGAGTCGGAGAACACGGGCAAGCCGCTGGGGCTCACCCGTACCGACGAGGTCCCGCCGATGGTGGACCAGATCCGCTTCTTCGCGGGTGCCGCCCGGCTGCTCGAAGGCCGCTCGGCCGGTGAGTACATGGAGGGCCTCACCTCCATCGTCCGCCGCGAGCCGGTCGGGGTCTGCGCGCAGGTCGCGCCGTGGAACTACCCGATGATGATGGCCGTGTGGAAGTTCGCCCCGGCGCTCGCCGCGGGCAACACCGTCGTGATCAAGCCGTCCGACACCACCCCGGCGTCGACCGTGCTGATCGCCGAGATCATCGGCCAGATCCTCCCCAAGGGCGTCTTCAACGTCATCTGCGGCGACCGTGACACCGGCCGCGCGATGGTCGAGCACCCGACCCCGGCGATGGCCTCCATCACCGGTTCGGTACGGGCCGGGATGCAGGTCGCCGAGTCGGCGGCCAAGGACGTCAAGCGCGTCCACCTGGAGCTCGGCGGCAAGGCGCCCGCCGTCGTCTTCGAGGACAGCGACATCGCCAAGGCCGTCGAGGGCATCTCCGCCGCCGGCTACTTCAACGCCGGGCAGGACTGCACGGCCGCGACCCGCGTCCTGGTCCACGAGTCGATCCACGACGACTTCGTGACCGCGCTCGCCAAGGCCGCCGCCGACACGAAGACCGGGCAGCCGGACGACGAGGACGTGCTGTACGGCCCGCTGAACAACGCCAACCAGCTCAAGCAGGTCAGCGGCTTCATCGAGCGGCTCCCCGCCCACGCCAAGGTCGAGGCGGGCGGCCACCGGGTCGGCGAGAAGGGCTACTTCTACGCCCCGACCGTCGTCTCCGGCCTCAAGCAGGACGACGAGATCATCCAGAACGAGGTCTTCGGCCCGGTCATCACGGTCCAGTCGTTCACCGACGAGGCCCAGGCCGTGGAGTACGCGAACGGCGTCGAGTACGCGCTGGCCTCCTCGGTGTGGACCAAGGACCACTCCCGCGCGATGCGGATGTCCAAGAGCCTCGACTTCGGCTGTGTGTGGATCAACACCCACATCCCGCTCGTCGCCGAGATGCCGCACGGCGGGTTCAAGAAGTCCGGCTACGGCAAGGACCTCTCCGCGTACGGCTTCGAGGACTACACCCGGATCAAGCACGTGATGACGTCGCTCGACTGA
- a CDS encoding spermidine/putrescine ABC transporter substrate-binding protein produces the protein MSRRSLLRALGAGAAGATLAGCGVPAAYVEPGDRAGRDSSERDRSLHFANWPLYIDTDDENESKRPTLDAFTRRTGISVTYTEEINDNDEFFGKIGPALMNHQQTGRDLIVISDWMAARFVRLGWVQEMDRAEQPNVATYLDPQLRTPAFDEGRRHSVPWQSGITGIAYNRKRLGREIRHTSELWADDLRGKVTLLSGLDESLALLMQGNGVDVTRWTADDFYTVCEQVEKRVRSRHIRRFTGNDYIKDLATGDVLACQAYSGDVIQLQADNPEIEFVVPEEGGELWAESLMIPNLAHHKRNAEKLVDFYYEPEVAAELATWVNYVCPVPAAREILASAKDEETAALAEDPLIFPDDAMRARLAIARDITSEERTGFAKKWNSIVGL, from the coding sequence ATGTCCCGCCGTTCCCTGCTGCGCGCCCTCGGGGCGGGAGCGGCCGGTGCCACGCTGGCCGGCTGCGGCGTGCCCGCCGCCTATGTGGAGCCCGGGGACCGGGCCGGCCGCGACAGCTCCGAGCGTGACCGCTCCCTGCACTTCGCCAACTGGCCGCTCTACATCGACACCGACGACGAGAACGAGTCGAAGCGGCCCACCCTGGACGCGTTCACACGGCGGACCGGGATCTCCGTCACGTACACCGAGGAGATCAACGACAACGACGAGTTCTTCGGGAAGATCGGTCCGGCGCTGATGAACCACCAGCAGACCGGCCGCGACCTCATCGTGATCAGCGACTGGATGGCCGCCCGCTTCGTACGCCTGGGCTGGGTGCAGGAGATGGACCGGGCCGAGCAGCCCAATGTCGCCACGTACCTGGACCCGCAGCTGCGCACGCCCGCGTTCGACGAGGGGCGGCGGCACAGCGTTCCCTGGCAGTCCGGGATCACCGGCATCGCCTACAACCGCAAGCGGCTGGGCCGCGAGATCCGGCACACGAGCGAGCTGTGGGCCGACGATCTGCGCGGCAAGGTGACGCTGCTGTCCGGACTGGACGAGTCGCTCGCGCTGCTGATGCAGGGCAACGGGGTCGACGTCACCCGCTGGACGGCCGACGACTTCTACACGGTGTGCGAGCAGGTGGAGAAGCGGGTGAGGTCCCGGCACATCCGCCGCTTCACCGGCAACGACTACATCAAGGACCTGGCCACCGGCGATGTGCTCGCCTGTCAGGCCTACTCCGGCGATGTCATCCAGCTCCAGGCCGACAACCCGGAGATCGAGTTCGTGGTGCCCGAGGAGGGCGGCGAGCTCTGGGCGGAGTCGCTCATGATCCCCAACCTCGCGCACCACAAGCGCAACGCGGAGAAGCTGGTCGACTTCTACTACGAGCCCGAGGTCGCGGCCGAACTGGCCACCTGGGTCAACTACGTCTGCCCGGTCCCGGCCGCCCGGGAGATCCTGGCCTCCGCCAAGGACGAGGAGACCGCCGCGCTCGCCGAGGACCCGCTGATCTTCCCCGACGACGCGATGCGTGCACGGCTGGCGATCGCCCGGGACATCACGTCGGAGGAGCGCACCGGCTTCGCGAAGAAGTGGAACTCCATCGTCGGCCTCTGA
- a CDS encoding SAM-dependent methyltransferase: protein MTDPRKPSDPARIRSDIAHNARVWNYWLGGKDNYPVDRAVGDQVTGMYPSIGEVARADRAFLGRVVRHLAGDAGISQFLDIGTGLPTFHNTHEIAQHTAPHSHIVYVDNDPIVLAHARALLTSSPEGATEYIDADAHHPEQILRAVEPTLDLKQPVAVMMLGILNFVLDTGEALSIVRRLMDAMPAGSYLVLTHPTRELGGEGNEAAMRFWNENATPPITARSRAEFAEFLTGLELLEPGIVSCSRWRPEEGAESPEVAQFGAVARKP, encoded by the coding sequence GTGACCGATCCCCGCAAGCCCTCCGATCCCGCCCGCATCCGTTCCGACATCGCCCACAACGCCCGGGTGTGGAACTACTGGCTGGGCGGCAAGGACAACTATCCGGTGGACCGGGCGGTCGGCGACCAGGTCACCGGCATGTACCCGAGCATCGGCGAAGTGGCGCGCGCGGACCGGGCGTTCCTCGGCCGCGTCGTGCGGCATCTGGCCGGCGACGCGGGCATCAGCCAGTTCCTGGACATCGGCACCGGTCTGCCGACGTTCCACAACACGCATGAGATCGCCCAGCACACCGCGCCGCACTCGCACATCGTGTACGTCGACAACGACCCGATCGTGCTGGCCCACGCACGGGCCCTGCTGACCAGCTCGCCCGAGGGTGCCACCGAGTACATCGACGCGGACGCCCACCACCCCGAGCAGATCCTGCGGGCGGTCGAGCCGACGCTGGACCTGAAGCAGCCGGTCGCGGTGATGATGCTCGGCATCCTGAACTTCGTGCTGGACACCGGCGAGGCCCTGTCCATCGTGCGCAGGCTGATGGACGCGATGCCCGCGGGCAGCTATCTGGTGCTCACCCATCCCACTCGGGAACTGGGCGGTGAGGGCAACGAGGCGGCGATGCGCTTCTGGAACGAGAACGCCACCCCGCCGATCACCGCGCGCAGCCGCGCCGAGTTCGCGGAGTTCCTGACCGGTCTGGAGCTGCTGGAACCGGGCATCGTGTCCTGCTCCCGCTGGCGCCCCGAGGAGGGTGCCGAGTCGCCCGAGGTCGCCCAGTTCGGCGCGGTGGCCCGCAAGCCCTGA
- a CDS encoding glycerophosphodiester phosphodiesterase yields MAKPFSSTGAVTAVGHRGDPYRLRENTLPSIRSALARGADAVEIDVRVTRDGVPVLLHDATLERLWGHDRRLERLDHRELLELTRGQVPTLREALLAAGAHRVMVDLPGATDTSVRRIVGVVRECGAGERAYYCAGAGAMLQVRAADPSAEIALTWTTLAPPRATLLEAVKPRWLNYRFGLVSRELTDRAHRDGLLVSVWTPDTKRSMRRLIARGVDSITTNRIDALHSLLTNSPTSDVS; encoded by the coding sequence ATGGCCAAACCTTTCTCCAGCACCGGCGCCGTCACCGCCGTGGGGCATCGCGGCGATCCCTACCGGCTCCGCGAGAACACCCTGCCCTCGATCCGCTCCGCTCTCGCACGGGGGGCGGACGCGGTCGAGATCGATGTCAGGGTGACCCGTGACGGGGTACCCGTACTGCTCCACGACGCCACCCTGGAGCGGCTGTGGGGCCACGACCGCCGGCTGGAGCGCCTCGATCACCGGGAGCTGCTGGAGCTGACCCGCGGCCAGGTGCCCACCCTGCGCGAGGCGCTGCTCGCGGCGGGGGCGCACCGGGTGATGGTCGACCTGCCCGGCGCCACGGACACGTCGGTACGCAGAATCGTCGGGGTGGTCCGCGAGTGCGGGGCGGGCGAGCGCGCCTATTACTGCGCGGGCGCCGGGGCGATGCTCCAGGTACGGGCGGCGGACCCGTCCGCCGAGATCGCGCTGACCTGGACGACGCTCGCCCCGCCGCGCGCCACGCTGCTGGAGGCGGTGAAGCCGCGCTGGCTGAACTACCGGTTCGGACTGGTCAGCCGGGAGCTGACGGACCGTGCGCACCGCGACGGGCTGCTGGTCTCCGTCTGGACGCCCGACACGAAGCGCTCGATGCGCCGGCTGATCGCGCGGGGCGTCGACTCGATCACCACCAACCGGATCGACGCCCTGCACAGCCTGCTGACCAACTCCCCCACCAGCGACGTTTCTTGA
- a CDS encoding adenosine deaminase, protein MTDPHPFIAGLPKAELHVHHVGSASPRIVAELAAHHPDSRVPTDPEALADYFTFTDFAHFIQVYLSVVDLIRTPEDVRLLTFEVARDMARQNIRYAELTITPFSSVRRGIPEQGFMEAIEDARKAAEAEFGVVLRWCFDIPGEAGLVSAEETARLAVDLRPEGLVSFGLGGPEIGVDRPQFKPYFDRAIAEGLHSVPHAGETTGPGTIWDALTSLRAERIGHGTSATQDPALLAHLAEHRIALEVCPTSNIATRAVADIERHPVREMVRAGVLVTINSDDPPMFGTDLNNEYAVAARLLDLDERGIADLAKNAVEASFLDPAGKRKLAAEIDTYTANWLETPGR, encoded by the coding sequence ATGACCGATCCGCACCCCTTCATCGCGGGGCTGCCCAAGGCCGAGCTCCATGTCCATCACGTCGGATCCGCTTCGCCCCGCATCGTCGCCGAGCTCGCCGCGCACCACCCGGACTCCCGGGTCCCCACGGACCCGGAGGCGCTGGCCGACTACTTCACGTTCACCGACTTCGCCCACTTCATCCAGGTCTATCTCTCCGTGGTGGACCTGATCCGCACCCCCGAGGACGTCCGGCTGCTGACCTTCGAGGTCGCCCGGGACATGGCCCGGCAGAACATCCGGTACGCGGAGCTGACCATCACGCCGTTCAGCTCGGTCCGGCGGGGCATCCCGGAGCAGGGCTTCATGGAGGCCATCGAGGACGCCCGCAAGGCCGCCGAGGCCGAGTTCGGGGTCGTCCTGCGCTGGTGCTTCGACATCCCCGGCGAGGCCGGGCTCGTCTCGGCCGAGGAGACCGCGCGGCTGGCGGTGGACCTGCGGCCCGAGGGGCTGGTCTCCTTCGGTCTGGGCGGACCGGAGATCGGGGTGGACCGCCCGCAGTTCAAGCCCTACTTCGACCGGGCCATCGCCGAGGGCCTGCACTCCGTGCCGCACGCCGGGGAGACCACCGGACCGGGGACGATCTGGGACGCGCTCACCTCGCTGCGCGCCGAGCGCATCGGCCACGGCACCAGCGCCACCCAGGACCCCGCGCTGCTGGCGCACCTGGCCGAGCACCGGATCGCCCTGGAGGTCTGCCCGACCTCGAACATCGCCACCCGCGCCGTCGCCGACATCGAGCGGCACCCGGTCAGGGAGATGGTGCGGGCGGGCGTCCTCGTCACCATCAACAGCGACGACCCGCCCATGTTCGGCACCGACCTCAACAACGAGTACGCGGTGGCGGCCCGCCTCCTGGACCTCGACGAGCGGGGGATCGCCGATCTCGCGAAGAACGCGGTTGAGGCGTCGTTCCTCGATCCGGCCGGCAAGCGGAAGCTCGCCGCCGAGATCGACACATACACGGCGAACTGGCTGGAGACTCCCGGCCGCTGA
- a CDS encoding DUF4190 domain-containing protein, whose protein sequence is MSDNREQPGGGPAPRDPWAPPDSRVDLGKQPADARPPAVHDQPTVTSMPGAGTGPGDGTGPIPAAGTGPIPVAGSGPVPGTGGFGPSPADVPPPPIAPNGPGQMPGPPGPPAGHYGYPAPPAQPYGGYPGYNAFGGQPAWGPAPSNGLGTAALVLGIISVVAFCMWGVGALLGILALTFGIIGRGRAQRGEANNGGMALAGIILGSIGTLIGAAFLGFLIWAVASGESSSGEDIYEDDPFATSLVVDVTR, encoded by the coding sequence ATGTCAGACAACAGAGAGCAGCCCGGCGGCGGACCCGCGCCGCGCGATCCGTGGGCGCCGCCGGACAGCAGGGTGGATCTGGGGAAGCAGCCCGCCGACGCCCGTCCGCCCGCAGTGCACGACCAGCCGACGGTGACGTCGATGCCGGGCGCCGGAACGGGCCCCGGGGACGGGACCGGTCCGATACCGGCAGCGGGGACCGGACCGATACCGGTGGCGGGGAGCGGGCCGGTCCCGGGCACCGGTGGCTTCGGCCCGTCGCCCGCCGACGTACCGCCGCCGCCGATCGCTCCGAACGGCCCCGGACAGATGCCGGGTCCGCCCGGTCCGCCCGCCGGTCACTACGGCTACCCGGCACCGCCCGCGCAGCCGTACGGCGGCTACCCGGGGTACAACGCCTTCGGCGGCCAGCCCGCCTGGGGCCCGGCGCCGTCGAACGGCCTGGGCACCGCCGCCCTGGTGCTCGGCATCATCTCGGTGGTCGCCTTCTGCATGTGGGGCGTCGGCGCCCTGCTCGGCATCCTCGCGCTGACCTTCGGCATCATCGGCCGGGGCCGCGCGCAGCGGGGTGAGGCGAACAACGGAGGCATGGCACTCGCGGGGATCATCCTGGGATCGATCGGCACCCTGATCGGCGCCGCGTTCCTCGGCTTCCTCATCTGGGCCGTGGCCAGCGGCGAGTCCAGCAGCGGCGAGGACATCTACGAGGACGACCCCTTCGCCACGTCCCTGGTCGTCGACGTCACCCGGTAG
- a CDS encoding NADAR family protein, whose amino-acid sequence MERIDDLLAGLARGRRVKYLPFWGHRPRPDGTLGPSCLSQWWPSPFTVDSVTYPTAEHWMMAGKARLFGDAAAEREALEASSPAAAKKAGRLVRGFDEDTWVRERFPLVVEGSVHKFGQDPDLCEFLLSTGERVLVEASPMDRIWGIGLAADDERAERPQQWRGLNLLGFALMEARTRLRDRDAA is encoded by the coding sequence ATGGAACGGATTGATGACCTTCTGGCCGGTCTGGCCCGCGGGAGGCGGGTGAAGTACCTGCCGTTCTGGGGCCACCGCCCCCGTCCCGACGGCACCCTCGGACCGAGTTGTCTCAGCCAGTGGTGGCCCTCGCCGTTCACGGTGGATTCGGTGACCTACCCGACGGCCGAGCACTGGATGATGGCCGGCAAGGCGCGGCTCTTCGGCGACGCGGCGGCGGAGCGTGAGGCCCTGGAGGCGAGCAGCCCGGCGGCGGCGAAGAAGGCCGGCCGGCTGGTGCGCGGCTTCGACGAGGACACCTGGGTGCGCGAGCGCTTCCCGCTGGTGGTCGAGGGCAGCGTCCACAAGTTCGGCCAGGACCCGGACCTGTGCGAGTTCCTGCTGAGCACCGGGGAGCGGGTGCTGGTGGAGGCGAGCCCCATGGACCGGATCTGGGGCATCGGCCTCGCCGCGGACGACGAGCGGGCGGAGCGCCCGCAGCAGTGGCGCGGGCTGAATCTGCTGGGCTTCGCGCTGATGGAGGCGCGGACGCGGCTGCGCGACCGGGACGCGGCATGA